Within the Solwaraspora sp. WMMA2056 genome, the region GCGGTCGGGATGTGCCCGGCCCGCTGCGCCTGCTCCTGCGGCAGGTGGGCGGGGGCGAGCAGCCGGCCGGCGTACTCGTCGGGCGAGCGGACGTCGACCAGGTTCTGGGTGCCGATGGCGGCGACGACCTCGTCGCGGAACGCCCGGATCGAGCTGTCCGGCTCCTGGGCGACGTACTGGGTGGCCGGGCGGGTGACGACCTCGGTGGTCAGCGGGCGGGCGTCGAGCTCCCACTTCTTGCGGCCGCCGTCGAGCAGCTTGACGTCGCCGTGGCCGTACAGCTTGAAGTACCAGTAGGCGTACGCGGCGAACCAGTTGTTGTTGCCGCCGTAGAGCACCACGACGTCGTCGTTGCTGATACCGCGCTCGGAGAGCAGCGCCTCGAACTGCGACTTGTTGATGAAGTCGCGGCGCACCGGGTCCTGCAGGTCGGTCTTCCAGTCGATCTTGATCGCGCCGGCGATGTGGCCACCGTCGTAGGCGCTGGTGTCCTCGTCGACCTCGACGAAGACGACGCCCGGGGCGTCGAGGTTCTTCTCGGCCCAGTCGGCCGAAACGAGTGCGGTGTCGCGACTCATCAGATCACTCCCTGGTTGGTTCTCCCCGACGGCGCCGGTGGCCGGACGGGGAACGCGGGTCGGTGGTGAGTCCACGCCGCAGGTGTCGCACCTGTGCGTGAACCCGTGGAGGACGGATCACGGACGTGCGACGGCGCCGCTGCCGGGCGTTGGTGGAGGATTCTTCGGGCACTGCCACCCGACCGTTGGAGAGGTCGGTGGACAGCCCGCCGGGTCAGCCCGCCGTCAGA harbors:
- a CDS encoding sulfurtransferase produces the protein MSRDTALVSADWAEKNLDAPGVVFVEVDEDTSAYDGGHIAGAIKIDWKTDLQDPVRRDFINKSQFEALLSERGISNDDVVVLYGGNNNWFAAYAYWYFKLYGHGDVKLLDGGRKKWELDARPLTTEVVTRPATQYVAQEPDSSIRAFRDEVVAAIGTQNLVDVRSPDEYAGRLLAPAHLPQEQAQRAGHIPTAVSVPWSKAANEDGTFKSDDELRALYADAGLDDGKDTIAYCRIGERSSHTWFVLKELLGHSNVKNYDGSWTEYGSLIGVPVVLGDEPGKA